The stretch of DNA CAGGTCATATCGGGTTCTGGTTATGTCAGGTCAGTGAGGGGTTCGGGTCGGTTCGAttcatgtcgggtcatcaatggaTGGCAactcgggtcgggtcattagcgGGTCAGGTTATCAGCATATATTTTATGCTATATATTTAGTTTTTTatggtaattttatgtttaaatgatagCTAGTTGTATTAATTGAGTTTTAATTGAAAATAATTAAGATAATGTCAATTTGGggttatttaaaccattattcAGCTAATTCATTATCGATCGGATCATCTATCGGGTTGGGAAAGTATCAGGTCACGGGTCGGGTCGGTTCAAATCGATCGGGTTCGGGTTGGAAAAAATAaggctgttatcggttatcgaGTCGGAACGTGTTAAGATATGGGAGAAGAGAATAATGCATAAATGAATTGTATTATTGATTCATATTGTTTTCTATCGATATGCTGAGGTATTTATAATACCTCCCAATTTAATGACACCTTAACCCTAATATGGCCAACCCTAATGGTAGTCGGGCTTAGTATAGGCCCAATCTCCTAATAGATCGGTTTCGGTTCACCCAATTTTTAGGTTGTATCGTGTCGGGTTCCAGGCAAGTCGGATTAGGTTcctcgggtcgggtcagctttTGACCGCTCTAAATGTATGTTGGAAGTATAAACGTGGTGGTGAGTTGGTGACCTCGTGTATATGTCCAAGACGTACCTTGCATCAACTTACAATATTTGTTGCTCGATTTTCTTTAGGTATCACCTGAAAGAGTCGGTTCTTAATGGCGGTTCTCCATTCCAAAAGGCATACGACATGACTTTGTTTGAGTATTTCGGAAAGGATTCTAGATTCAATAAGATTTTCAACAATGCAATGGCAAACCACTCAATTATCACGTTGAAGAAAATCATAGACAACTATCGAGGATTTGAAAGAATTTCAACTTTAGTTGACATAGGAGGCGGCAATGGCGCAACGCTAGACGTGATCATCTCGAAataccctaatgttcgcggcatTAACTTGGACTTGCCTCATGTTCTTGCTGATGCTCCGGCATATCATGGTACGTAAAACATTATACGTCATTTTTTGGTATAAAGGGAGCCACAAGAGCAAAATTTGATGCTGATGGAATCTCAGCCCAGGTCATGAGTGATATGATACTCATGACCTTGGACTTTTGTAcctctagtaataataatatgaaaaataagttgtttaattacaaatgtaaatATAAAACCATGATTTTTGTTAAGTTTAGGAGTGGAGCATGTTCCTGGAGATATGTTTGTGAGTATACCAAAAGGAGATGCTATGTTTATGAAGGTAAGTTTATAATTTAGAATTACGAAATTTACAAGCAAACAATTttgttaaaatttattttatgtcTAATTTATGATAAATGATGTTATGTGCTTAATTCAGTGGATAACTCATGACTGGAGTGATGAGCATTGCATGAAGTTGTTTAAAAACTGCTATGCATCCTTACCGGACCACGGTAAAGTAATCGTGTGCGATTATATACTACCGGTTTCACCGGAGAGTAGCTATGCCGCCAAGACGGTCTTCCAATATGATGTTCTTATGATGGCTGTTTGTCCCGGAGGAAAAGAAAGGACACTACAAGAATTTGAGGTTTTCGCAAAAGGAGCAGGATTCGACGGTCCGATTGTAGCATGCTCTGCTTATGATACTAAGGTCATTGAGTTCATAAAAAAGCCTCATTACTTTGATACTTTGTAATGCAATCTCCAATCGTGttatttattttttcattttAGTGTGCGCTATAGATTAGACTGTTTACTATATGGAGTAAACTCCACAACAAGAACCCCAATTATCAAAAGATGTTGCTTTAATGACCTTAATTATTATTAGGTGACTTTACGGACTTCACCGCATAAATTTGACCAAAATACCCTTGATTTATTCTCCCACCCTTTTTTTCTTCCCAGTTTGCTTTTAAGGTTGGGCTGACTTATTCCTAAATTAACATGCCAAAGGGCGGCcaaggtttgaaaattgaaacCAGGACCCGACCCTTGGATGAGACACGCTTGGTGGGTCAAGAGAAGAGTCGGACCGGGCCAATTGTGACTCGTGAGCCAGGTTAACCCATTCATTTGGCCAGCTTTACTAATAACTAGATTtggcaaaagtataccgaaccTGAAAAATCGATCAAAAATACCTGAATCGACACCTGCCCGTACATCCGAAAGGTGTAACTGAACTTCACCCTGAAACCTGGATTgacctgaattgattcgaaatcgaaccgaatttgtaatatctGAAATAGACCCAAGATTGAATGAACATGAACTGTTTCAACCTTAATTGTTTTAATCCGAACCGATATATACCTGAACAGATTTCAACCCGTATATTGATGAGTGAAACACAACATTGAAACCTGAAATGACCCGAATGTACCTGAGCGTCGTAAATAAGGTGTCCTTTTGTACATGATTGTCACTAGGGATGTCAATGGGGCGGGGtgggtgcggaggaggggtaaccTGCACCCGCCCCGCGAGTCTATAATGCGTACCCACACCCGCCCCGCGACCCGCGGTGGGTTGAACTTTTCAAACCCGTTCCCTGCGGGGACCCGTTGACCCGCCAAATTACCTATCTCCTCATaaacaatttttaaaaatataaatctaaaatctaaaataTACTAGTCGTACTACTTATACAAATAAGTTTTCGctaaatatacatttaattaactagtacacaagttttacaaacaatgaaacgCATGTCCAAAGTAAACAAAGCTGCTTGATCAAATTAACAGAGCTTCACTCATTGTTCACTCAAATCATCTAAAGCTCCGTTAGCATTCTTACCAAGTATCATTGGTTTGGGCTTTTTATCCTcttgttataatttttttttattattatagtataattactactacttattataggTGGGTTGGAGATTTGGAGATGAGTGAGGCGGGTATAAGCGGAGCGGGGCGGGCAGGGTGGGTATGGGGCGGGTTTCATGTgatacccatccccgccccacgaCCGCGACGAATGGTACTTTTaaaacccatccccgccccatgacCTGTCAAATCATTACCCGCGCCCGCCCCAagtggggcgggtgcggggcgaGACCCGCCAAAACCCGCCCCACTGACATCCTTAATTGTCACCCATTTGACatcaatgaattaatattatatcgtagttattaaaaaaaacattatatatattttttttaattatttgtattATATCCAATGTTTTGAAAAAAGACCAAATCGcttgacatccgatccgattatgagTTTATGACCGGACTTGAATCTCATCTACTCTGaaattgacccgactcgaaccttATTTGCTCCAATATTGACCTGGCTCGAACCTGAACCGACCCGAAATATGtacaaccgattaaaagtgaaaactgaatccAATCCGAGTTGAGTCGAattgaaatcgaaaaaaaaaagataaaccgaaATAATCTGATCCGAAATAAGCCGAACCAAAACTGATCCGATTGACGCGTTTGCCACCTCTACTAATAACCGTTAAATGTTTGTTATTTACTTGTGACTTTTCTTTGTTAATTATTATGGGGTTAGAGTAGGATCTAAGTCTTACATGTGAGACCCAAACTCACACTCGTAAATTTTTAAGATAACATGTATCCAACCCATACCCGCAGGGTCTACAAAAATGGGACCATACCCGACCTATTAGGATAAGACCTAAAGGATCTGGGCAGATCCTGTACCATGGGTCATTGCCATCTCTATCCCACTTGGCCACTTGTAAAGCTGAGAAGTCTGACCTGATGTGAAACCGAGCAAACTTGACCTGATAGAACTCGAGAATTTTGCAAATTTTGAAACCGACATGACTCGGGCCGATGATGACTT from Silene latifolia isolate original U9 population chromosome 10, ASM4854445v1, whole genome shotgun sequence encodes:
- the LOC141609337 gene encoding caffeic acid 3-O-methyltransferase-like, translating into MGSILGNENNVIMGEDEACSFAMTITSGLVVPMILNAVIELDVLEIIKQAGPGAFLTPAQIVAHMSTTNTNPEAATMLDRMLRLLASHSILSCSTRTMIGTNERVERCYGLTPVCQFLTKDENGVTLGAISLLIHDKVYMESWYHLKESVLNGGSPFQKAYDMTLFEYFGKDSRFNKIFNNAMANHSIITLKKIIDNYRGFERISTLVDIGGGNGATLDVIISKYPNVRGINLDLPHVLADAPAYHGVEHVPGDMFVSIPKGDAMFMKWITHDWSDEHCMKLFKNCYASLPDHGKVIVCDYILPVSPESSYAAKTVFQYDVLMMAVCPGGKERTLQEFEVFAKGAGFDGPIVACSAYDTKVIEFIKKPHYFDTL